In the Longimicrobium sp. genome, GCCCGCGTACGCCCGTCCGCGAACGTAGCCCATGATCAGCACGACGATGGCGGCCACGGCGGCGAGCAGGACCAGGTAGCGCAGCCCGGAATGGGCGTGGAAGAGAATGGTCATCGATCCGCGATGTGGATGGAAGCGCGGCCCGGACGGCCGCTCGCGGGGACAATGTACGGGGCGGGGGACAGTGCGAAAGTGCGAGAGTGCGAGAGTGCGACAGTGCGACAGTGCGAGAGTGCGAGGGCCGCACGGTGGGGCCGGCTGTCATCCTGAGCGAGCGGCCACGAAGTACCTGCCTCTGCACCGCGATCCGCAGCGACCGAAGGATCCGCCACACACCATTCGAGACGCGCCGCCATAGAGGACCAAACCGCATAGCCAGAGCGCACCAGGAGAAGGCGCCCAAGCAATGCGGTTCGTCAGTTTTCACTCTCGCACTTTCGCACTTCGCACTTTCGCACTTCCCTTACGCACTCTTCTTCGCCTGCCGCACGAACATCTCCTGCACCAGCGCGTTGAACTCGCGCTGCATCTGGTCGTGCTCCGTCTCGCAGGTGCGGCCGATCTCGCTCAGGCGCGGCTCGCCGATGCGGTCGCCCGCGGCGGCAAAGGTCGCGAAGGTATCCTGGGCCTGGCGGATCATCACGATGTCTTCCACCACGCGCAGGAAGTCGTCGGTGCGCAGGCTGTCGGCCACGTCCTTGGCCTTGCCCAGCACGAATCCCAGCGCACCCTTCAGCCCCTGGCCCCCTTCCTCACCCAGCGTGGCCCGGTACGCGTTCAGCGTCTGCTGGTGCTGCTGCATGCGGGGAATGTAGCGCTCGCACAGCGTGCGGAACGCGGGGTCCTCCGCCTGCTTCGCGTGGTCTTCCAGGCTCTCCAGGAGCGTCTTGTGCTGCATGACGCAGTTGCTGACCTGCGCGCGCAGGAAATCTCGGCCCTCGTGCATTTGCTCTGCCTTCCATTGATTTCGATCCCCCGCCGCCCGAACGGCGACGGGGGCGAACGCCTGGTGCAGAAGGTATGCCCAAGGTTTGTTCAGCGCGCCTGCGGGCCTGGGCCCGGGCCCTCGGTGCTCAGCTCCCGGTTCGCCTGGTTGGTTCCCGCGGGCGTAGGCTCGTGCTCCTCGCGCGCCACCTCGCCGATCTCGCCCAGCGCCTGCGGGCGGATCCAGCCCTTTTCGGCCGCGTGGCGTGCCGCCGCCAGCGTGTCGTCGGCCAGGATCAGCGCGCTGCCCGCGTGTTCCACCTCCGCCGCCAGCTTGCGGATCGCGCCCACGCGATCGGGCCGCGGAACGACGTTGCGGATGTACACGGCCAGGATGCGGTCCGGGTAGTCGCGCACCACGCGGTGGTAGATCTCGGGATCTTCCTGCCCGCTGTCGCCGATCAGGACGAAGGGCAGGGCGGGGAACAGGTCCAGGATGCGGCGGATGGCCTCCAGCTTGTGGCTGGCGTGCCCCGTGGGCAGGGTTTCCTGCGCGCTGACGCCCCAGTCGCGCAGCATCAGCGGCCCCAGGGGAATCTTCTGCACCATCAGGAACTCGGTCAGCGTGTCGTGCAGGTTCCACGGGCTGCTGCTGACGTAGAAGATGGGGTTGAAGGGCGACTCGCCCGCGCCCTGCTGCAGCGCACGGTAGAACGGGGCCACGCCGGGAAAGGGCACCCGCGTGTGGGCGTTGCTCAGGAACACGTTCTTCGCCATCCGCAGCACCGACGTGGCGTCGGTCTTCACCACGGTGTCGTCGATGTCGCTGATCACCCCGAACGCCGCGGTGGGCGGGGGAACGAGCACCTGGCCCAGCGCACGGTGCGGCGGGTTGGACTCGGCCGGCTCCAGCAGCTCGATCACCACCTCGTGCCACAGGTTGTCGGCGCTGAACGGCGGCTTGGGATGGAGCCACGCCTCGAAGTAGCCCTCCTCGTCGGTGGTGACGGCCGCCTCGCCCCCGGGGTAGATGACGCGCACCTTCGCGCCGGCCACCTCGTCGCTTTCGAAGCGCTGGATCATGGCTGCCAGGTTCATGGCGATGCCCTGCTCGGCCACGGCTGCGGGAACGGCGGCCCCGCGCACCACCCGGCCGCGCAGGTACGCGCGGTCGGCACAGCCGTAGCCGCGGTACGCCTCGATGCGCGCGGTGCCGTCGCCCATGGCGCCGAAC is a window encoding:
- a CDS encoding App1 family protein yields the protein MADWKNAIAKFVHRVEEKVDAQRQKFGAMGDGTARIEAYRGYGCADRAYLRGRVVRGAAVPAAVAEQGIAMNLAAMIQRFESDEVAGAKVRVIYPGGEAAVTTDEEGYFEAWLHPKPPFSADNLWHEVVIELLEPAESNPPHRALGQVLVPPPTAAFGVISDIDDTVVKTDATSVLRMAKNVFLSNAHTRVPFPGVAPFYRALQQGAGESPFNPIFYVSSSPWNLHDTLTEFLMVQKIPLGPLMLRDWGVSAQETLPTGHASHKLEAIRRILDLFPALPFVLIGDSGQEDPEIYHRVVRDYPDRILAVYIRNVVPRPDRVGAIRKLAAEVEHAGSALILADDTLAAARHAAEKGWIRPQALGEIGEVAREEHEPTPAGTNQANRELSTEGPGPGPQAR